GGGAAGCTGCGCCACGCAGCCCGGCGAGAGCAACAGCGGGCTTGCGTGCATCCCCGCCGGCAACATCACCTCCACGTTCCGCCACCAAGTCTTCCGCAACGGCAAGTGGGTCACCGAGACGCTCTCGACGAACCGCGTCCGCTGCAACATCACGTCCATCTGGGGCGAAAACGGCGTGTCGTGGCCCGGCGGCTCGGACAACGCGGCCGTCTACCTGGCCCAAGACATGGACGACGACCTTGCCATCAACGTCACTTCGCTCGAGAACGGCGACGTGGCCGTCGGCAAGATCTTCATGAACCATCCGCGCGGCCACAAGGTGCACGAGCAGGACGCCCGCATCGACACGAACCGGCAGCTTGTCGTCATCGCCTCGCACCCGAACACGACCGTGGACCCGCTCGTCTCGCCGCACCTGCGGATGCACGTCCAGTGCTGGATGTCGCAGGCCCAGCCCGGCGACGAATAGCCGGGCAAAGGCCCGCTGCGATTCGCGATGGGTCCGCTGCGATTTGAACGCAGGTCTAAGGCTCCCGAAGCCCCAAGGATACCAAGCTACCCCACGGACCCGACGAGGCGGCGGCGCCGCCGCCGCCGAGGAGGCGCCGGGGGAGCGCGAGCCGCGCGAGCGCTCCACGAGCGCCCGAGCGCGGGCCGCAGGCCCGCGCGAGCTTCGGAGAGGGGAAACAACTTCGCGGCTTAAAGGCTCCCGAAGCTCCGAGCGACGGCCGGAAGCCGATGCGAGCACGCAGCGGAGCGCGAAGCGCTCGGCGAAGCGAGCGCCGCAGGCGCGAGCGGGCGCCCGAGGCGACGGTGTGGCCCGCGCCGAGCCTCGATCGTGGAAGCTGCGGGGCGATTCAGAGGCTTCCCAATGGACCACCAACGGCGCGCGCCTTCCGAAAAGCGCCCGCTTCACGGGCCTGGGCCAAGACCGCGAAAACTTGCGTTCCGGGTTCGCCTATAGGCTGGTCCGGGCTCCCCTGGACGGCCACCGCACGAGGCGCAACTTCAAGAGGCAAAAGCGCGCGCTGTTTGGTCGAGGGCTGCGATGATCATTCATCGCAAGCCGCTCCAACCTTCGTACGACCTCGCGAGGAAAAGCCAAGTATGCGGAACGCTCCTGTCGCGCCGACATGCTCGGCTCGCTCCGACTCTCCCGCCTGCGCCGGCGCCCCCCGCGCCGCCTCGCGCCCGACTTCCGCGAGGCCGAGCCTTCCATCGGCTACGACTATCCGATGCGCTTTCGCTCGGTCACGGTGGGTTGGCCGGGCGTCCGGTCCGAGAAGGGCCTTCTCGTCCGCTGAAGGCCTCGACGGCTATTCGTCTGCGACCACGATCTCCGTGTGCTCGGACTTCGCCTGCACGATCCGCTGGTCGCTTTTGAGGACGAGCCGGCTCACGTCGTAGGAGCAGAGGAGCTCGATACCCGAGGCGCGCACAGCGCTTGTCCAGAGGGATTCGAGCGCCGAGGCCGCGTCGAACTCCCCCTCCTTCCAGAGCAGGTCGACCATCTCGCCCCAGGCGCGAACGGGTTTGTCGGGCGATCCCACGGCGCGTTGCAGGTCGCGCACGATCGGCATGACGACGACCTCGAACCGCTCGGCGCTGGGTTGGCCGCGCACGAGGAGCCGGTCCAAGGTCTCGCGCGCGTCCAGGAGCGCCAGACGGCCCGCGTCGAGGAACCGGTCGGGCTCGAGGCCCGAGAGCCGCAGTCCGTTCTTGAACTCGGCGCGGTGCGGCTCCGTCGCGACGACGACGGCGCCTCCGCCGACGCGCAGGCTGCGCTCGCACCAGGCCACGAGGGCCTTCACCATGTGCCCCTCGTTTTGGTAGAACTGGACGGCGTGTCGGGGTTGAAGCCGGGCGAACTGGGCCGGATCGAACTCGACCACCATGCAGGCTCGAAACGCGCTTCCAGCACAAAACGCTGTGTGCGCCGGAACCGGCCGGGGGCGGAACGTCGATTTGGATCCACCGAGACCTTAAAGGAGGGCGGACCGATTGGCCGCCCATGTCCGCGATCGAGCAGGTCTTCCTCCGAAAGATCCTCGACAGCCGGGGCCAGGCGACCGTGGAGGTCGACGTCGTGCTCGCCGGGGGCGCCGCGGGTCGCGCGGCGGCTCCAAGCGGGGCCTCCACGGGCGCGCACGAGGTCGCGGCGTGGCCGGAGGGGGGCGTGGACGCGGCCCTGGCGGGCGCGCGCAAGATGCTTCCCTCCGCGCTCCTGGGCAAGGACGCCCTGCGGCAGCGCGAGGTCGACGAGGCTTTGGCCGCCGTGGACGGAACGCCGAACTTCCGGCGCCTGGGCGGCAACGTCGCGACGGCCGTCTCGCTGGCCGTCGCCAAGGCGGCGGC
The window above is part of the Candidatus Thermoplasmatota archaeon genome. Proteins encoded here:
- a CDS encoding MEDS domain-containing protein; translation: MVVEFDPAQFARLQPRHAVQFYQNEGHMVKALVAWCERSLRVGGGAVVVATEPHRAEFKNGLRLSGLEPDRFLDAGRLALLDARETLDRLLVRGQPSAERFEVVVMPIVRDLQRAVGSPDKPVRAWGEMVDLLWKEGEFDAASALESLWTSAVRASGIELLCSYDVSRLVLKSDQRIVQAKSEHTEIVVADE